The sequence below is a genomic window from Acidobacteriota bacterium.
CGCGATCATCGGCGCCGTGAAATCGAGGCCGATGACCGTGGCGCCTCGCCGGCTCATCAGCTCGGCGAGATCTCCCGTGCCGCAGGCGAGGTCGAGGACGCGCATGCCCGGCGCGACGCCAGCCCGCCGCACCAGCATCCGCTTCCAGCGCTGATCGCAGCCGAACGAGAGCAGCCGCGTGATGAGGTCGTAGCGATCGGCGATCGTCGCGAACAACCGGCGCGCGTATCGATACTTGCCCTGCGGCGTCTCGAGCGCGCGCTCGAGCGATCGCTCAGCTCGGCCGGTCATGCCGCCCAACGATCGCCTTGGTCAAGGTGCCGCACGCGACCGGCTTCCGCGCCGAAGGGCCTGGGCTCGGACATCACAGGTGGGAGCCATGATAATGACGCATGCTTCCGTCTCAGACCGTCGAGAACTACCTGAAGGCGATCTTCCTCGCGCAGGCGAACCTGAGCGAGCCTGAGTCGCTCGTGCCGATGGGGCAGGTCGCGTCGGCGCTGGGCGTCGTGCCCGGCACCGCGACGACGATGGTGAAGACGTTGGCGGAGTCAGGTCTGGCGCGCTACGAGCCGTACATGGGCGTGCGGCTCACGGAGGCCGGCGAGCGGCTCGCGAGCCGCGTGCTGCGCCGGCATCGGCTCGTCGAGCTGTTCCTGGTGCGAGTCCTCGGCATGAGCTGGGCGGACGTGCACGACGAAGCCGAGCAGCTCGAACACGCCGTGTCCGATCGTCTCATCGAGCGCATGGACCAGATGCTGGGCCGGCCCGCCGCCGACCCGCACGGCGACCCCATCCCGTCCGCCGAGGGCGTGATGGCGACCCCAGACTACGTCGCGCTCGCCGCTGCCCCGCTCGGCGTGCCGCTCATCGTCGAGCGTGTCCTCGACCAGGACCCGGGATTCCTCAGGTTCGTGGAAGGGCGGGCGCTCGTGCCCGGCGCGATCGTCACGCTGGAAGCGCGCGACGAGGCTGCGGACTCCGTCGAGCTCCGGTCGCCGGCCGGCGAGTCGACGATCATCGGCTTGCGCGCGGCCTCTAAACTGCTGGTCAGCCCGACGCGATAAGACGAAACGCGTGCCCATTCCGCAGGCCTTGCTGAAAGTTTGACTCTTCAAACTTTATTTCTATAATACCCAAATGATGCCCGAGGGACAGGCGCAGCCGGCACGACCGGGTCACCCCCCGGCTGGCGCGGCCGTCGAACCGCCTCAGCCTGCCGGCACGGACGGCGCGTGGCGGCACGCGCGCACCGACGTGAGCCTGCCCGAAGTCCACCGCAGCATCCAGGTGCCGCACGGTCTCGGCTTCTGGCGCAAGCTGCTCGCCTTCTCCGGTCCCGGCTACCTCGTGGCGGTCGGCTACATGGATCCGGGCAACTGGGCCACCGACCTGGCCGGCGGCTCGATGTTCGGCTACACGCTGCTCAGCGTGATCCTGCTCTCCAACCTGATGGCGATCCTGCTGCAGTCGCTCTGCGCCAAGCTGGGCATCGTCACGGGCCGGGACCTCGCGCAGGCGTGCCGCGACCACTACTCGCGGCCGGTGTCGTTCGGGCTCTGGGTGCTGTGCGAGATCGCGATCTGCGCCTGCGACCTGGCGGAGGTGATCGGATCGGCGATCGCGCTGAACCTGCTGTTCGGGCTGCCGCTCGTCTGGGGCGTCTGCCTGACGGCGCTGGACGTGCTCGCGGTGATGTACCTGCAGAACAAGGGGTTCCGGTACCTCGAGGCGCTCGTCATCACGCTGATCCTCACGATCGGCGGCTGCTTCTTCGCCGAGATCGTCTTCTCGCGGCCGGACGTGGCGGCGGTGCTGGGCGGCTTCGTGCCGCGGTTCGAGATCATCGAGCGGCCCGAGATGCTGTACGTCGCCATCGGCATCCTCGGCGCGACGGTGATGCCGCACAACCTCTACCTGCACTCGTCGATCGTCCAGACGCGCAAGTACGAGCACACCGACGCGGGAAAGGCCGAAGCGATCAAGTTCGCGACCATCGACTCCAGCGTGGCGCTGATGTTCGCGCTCTTCATCAACGGCGCGATTCTCGTCGTCTCGGCCGCGACGTTCTTCGGCAAGAGCGAGGTCGCGGAGATCCAGGACGCGTACCGCCTGCTCACGCCGATGCTCGGCGCGCCGCTCGCGAGCACGCTGTTCGCGCTCGCGCTGCTGGCGTCCGGGCAGAACTCCACGCTCACGGGCACGCTCGCCGGCCAGATCGTGATGGAGGGCTTTCTGCAGATCCGGCTGCGGCCGTGGCTGCGGCGGCTGATCACGCGGCTGATCGCCATCGTGCCGGCGGTCATCACGACGGCGCTGTACGGCGAGAGCGGCACCGCGAGCCTGCTGGTCTTCAGCCAGGTCGTGCTCAGCCTTCAGTTGTCGTTCGCCGTCGTGCCGCTGGTCGCGTTCACGAGCAGCCGGCGTAAGATGGGGCGGTTCGTCAACTCGTCGGCGGTGCAGGTGCTCGCGTGGTCGACGGCCGCGCTGATCGTCGCCCTCAACGTCAAGTACCTGTCGGACTACTTCGGCCTCAGCGAACGGGTGGGCCACCTGTTCGGGTGATCATGTATCGACGCATCCTGGTCGCCCTCGAGCACGGCCGCGCCGACGAGAGCCTGCTGCCCCACGTCGCGCAGCTCGCGACGCTGCTCGGGTCGACGCTCCTGCTCGTGCACGTCGCCGACGGCTTCGCCGCCCGCCACTTCGACGAGCTGAAGCTGGCCGAATCGGAGGAGATCAAAAGCGATCGCGACTACCTCGAGCGCCGCGCCGCGGCGCTCCGATCACAGGGGCTGACGGTGGACGTACGGCTGGCGATGGGCGATCCGCCAACCGAGATCCTCAAGGTGGCCGAAGCCGACGGCTGCGACCTCATCGCCATGACGACGCACGGCCACCGGTTCCTTGGCGATCTCGTGCGCGGCAGCACGATTTCGGCCGTGCGTCACAAGAGCCAGATCCCGCTGCTGCTCGTGAGAGCCGCGGCCGACTGATCGCACGGGCTGCTCGATCGCGACCGTCCGATCCGCGATCCGGTCACGCGCCGTCCCGGTACTCCGCGAACGAGCTGGGCGTCTCCCACACGCGGACGGCGAACACGTCCAGGCCGTGGTGACGCGCCATGTCGAAGATGAGCTTCGCGATGTGCTCGACGGTCGGGTTGCTGTCGGTCGTGAACACCGGCT
It includes:
- a CDS encoding metal-dependent transcriptional regulator; amino-acid sequence: MLPSQTVENYLKAIFLAQANLSEPESLVPMGQVASALGVVPGTATTMVKTLAESGLARYEPYMGVRLTEAGERLASRVLRRHRLVELFLVRVLGMSWADVHDEAEQLEHAVSDRLIERMDQMLGRPAADPHGDPIPSAEGVMATPDYVALAAAPLGVPLIVERVLDQDPGFLRFVEGRALVPGAIVTLEARDEAADSVELRSPAGESTIIGLRAASKLLVSPTR
- a CDS encoding Nramp family divalent metal transporter — encoded protein: MPEGQAQPARPGHPPAGAAVEPPQPAGTDGAWRHARTDVSLPEVHRSIQVPHGLGFWRKLLAFSGPGYLVAVGYMDPGNWATDLAGGSMFGYTLLSVILLSNLMAILLQSLCAKLGIVTGRDLAQACRDHYSRPVSFGLWVLCEIAICACDLAEVIGSAIALNLLFGLPLVWGVCLTALDVLAVMYLQNKGFRYLEALVITLILTIGGCFFAEIVFSRPDVAAVLGGFVPRFEIIERPEMLYVAIGILGATVMPHNLYLHSSIVQTRKYEHTDAGKAEAIKFATIDSSVALMFALFINGAILVVSAATFFGKSEVAEIQDAYRLLTPMLGAPLASTLFALALLASGQNSTLTGTLAGQIVMEGFLQIRLRPWLRRLITRLIAIVPAVITTALYGESGTASLLVFSQVVLSLQLSFAVVPLVAFTSSRRKMGRFVNSSAVQVLAWSTAALIVALNVKYLSDYFGLSERVGHLFG
- a CDS encoding universal stress protein, whose product is MYRRILVALEHGRADESLLPHVAQLATLLGSTLLLVHVADGFAARHFDELKLAESEEIKSDRDYLERRAAALRSQGLTVDVRLAMGDPPTEILKVAEADGCDLIAMTTHGHRFLGDLVRGSTISAVRHKSQIPLLLVRAAAD